Proteins encoded by one window of Listeria cossartiae subsp. cossartiae:
- a CDS encoding PTS lactose/cellobiose transporter subunit IIA translates to MNEMETVIFGMISQVGSARSSYLEGLRAAREGNFEEAEAKLKEGGETLANGHHEHHKLIQKEASGEKVEIQLLLIHAEDLLITTETLREVVTEFVHVYKKIN, encoded by the coding sequence ATGAATGAAATGGAAACAGTTATTTTTGGCATGATTAGCCAAGTTGGTTCTGCGAGAAGCAGTTACTTAGAAGGACTTCGTGCGGCTCGTGAAGGCAATTTTGAGGAAGCAGAAGCAAAACTAAAAGAAGGCGGCGAAACACTCGCAAACGGGCATCACGAACATCATAAGCTAATCCAAAAAGAAGCTTCCGGTGAAAAAGTGGAAATCCAATTACTTTTAATCCATGCAGAAGACTTACTTATCACAACGGAAACATTAAGAGAAGTTGTCACTGAGTTCGTACATGTATACAAAAAAATAAACTAA
- a CDS encoding PTS sugar transporter subunit IIC, producing the protein MSIMSKFEHGMERVLVPVANKLNSQRHIAAIRDAFILVFPLIMAGSIITLINFAVLSPDGFIAKILFLGKIFPNLADAQAVFSPVMQGSTNIMAILIVFLVARNLAIFFKQDDLLCGLTSIGAFFIVYTPYTVVDNASYMTIKFLGAQGLFVAIIVAIITGEVFSRLARSPRLMIKMPDQVPPAVARSFKVLIPVIIITILFSVINYLITLIAPEGLNDLVYTVIQAPLKDMGTNVFSVIIIGLVSNLLWVLGIHGPNTVAAIRDTIFTEPNLDNLSYVAQHGSAWGAPYPATWAGLNDGFANYGGSGMTLGLLIAIFIASRRADYRDIAKLSLAPGIFNINEPVIFGLPIVLNPIMVIPFIITPAINTLIGYFFISTKLIPPVAYQVPWTTPGPLIPFLGTGGNWLALLVGLLCLAVATVIYLPFVLVSNKIAASDAAMDKNATASTEQ; encoded by the coding sequence ATGAGTATAATGTCAAAATTTGAACACGGCATGGAACGTGTTTTAGTACCAGTTGCGAATAAATTGAACTCGCAGCGCCATATTGCAGCAATTCGTGATGCATTTATTTTAGTTTTCCCATTAATTATGGCGGGTTCAATTATCACTTTGATTAACTTCGCAGTATTATCACCAGATGGCTTTATTGCAAAAATCTTATTCCTAGGGAAAATCTTCCCTAATTTAGCAGATGCACAGGCTGTATTTTCGCCGGTAATGCAAGGTTCGACCAATATTATGGCGATTCTAATTGTATTCTTAGTCGCGCGGAATCTCGCCATCTTCTTTAAACAGGATGATTTACTCTGTGGACTTACCTCAATAGGTGCATTCTTTATCGTGTATACACCTTACACAGTAGTTGACAATGCATCTTACATGACAATCAAATTCTTAGGCGCACAAGGCCTTTTCGTTGCGATTATTGTAGCGATTATTACTGGGGAAGTATTTAGCCGTCTAGCTAGATCCCCTCGTTTAATGATTAAAATGCCTGACCAAGTACCACCAGCAGTTGCTCGTTCTTTTAAAGTATTAATTCCAGTTATCATCATCACTATTCTTTTCTCTGTAATTAACTACTTAATCACTTTAATCGCTCCAGAAGGTTTAAACGACCTTGTTTACACAGTTATTCAAGCGCCACTTAAAGATATGGGAACTAACGTATTCTCTGTAATTATCATCGGGCTTGTTTCTAACTTACTTTGGGTTCTTGGTATTCACGGGCCTAACACTGTTGCGGCTATTCGTGACACCATCTTCACTGAACCAAACTTAGACAACTTATCTTACGTAGCACAACATGGTTCTGCTTGGGGCGCTCCTTACCCAGCAACATGGGCTGGCCTAAATGACGGATTCGCAAACTACGGCGGATCTGGTATGACTCTAGGTTTACTGATTGCTATCTTTATCGCATCCCGTCGTGCAGACTACCGCGATATCGCGAAACTTTCTCTTGCACCAGGGATTTTCAACATCAATGAACCAGTTATTTTCGGTTTACCAATCGTATTAAACCCAATTATGGTAATTCCTTTCATCATTACACCAGCAATCAATACATTAATTGGTTACTTCTTTATCTCAACAAAACTTATTCCACCTGTCGCCTATCAAGTGCCTTGGACAACTCCAGGACCACTGATTCCATTCCTTGGTACAGGAGGAAACTGGCTCGCGCTTCTGGTCGGCTTGCTTTGTCTAGCCGTCGCAACAGTCATTTATCTACCATTCGTACTTGTATCTAACAAAATTGCCGCGAGTGATGCTGCAATGGACAAAAATGCAACAGCCTCAACGGAACAATAG
- a CDS encoding DUF1129 domain-containing protein, whose product MTTETETNKPQLAELKANLTKRNLQYVMEVEKHLRGTHYGEEQQEVIVYEMSEKILAEQKKGITARKLFNLTPTEYVVSLDVKAATVEQNTDKWWLVLDGGLLVLGAMMLISGISAYFQKNAQTLGIIVLVITAVVGGFAMLILRKYASNMRAGQKGGTIKYLLVAVGVIAIWMFVMTIVQVTIPPNINVALSPIVNTVGGAIIIALRFYVKKKKNIPSL is encoded by the coding sequence TTGACCACAGAAACAGAAACGAATAAACCGCAGTTAGCTGAATTAAAAGCTAATTTAACAAAGCGGAATTTGCAATATGTAATGGAAGTTGAAAAGCATTTGCGAGGAACTCATTACGGCGAAGAACAACAAGAAGTGATTGTTTATGAAATGAGTGAAAAGATTTTAGCCGAACAGAAAAAAGGCATAACAGCGAGAAAATTATTTAATTTAACACCAACAGAATATGTTGTTTCTTTAGATGTGAAAGCAGCTACGGTTGAGCAAAATACGGACAAATGGTGGCTAGTTCTTGACGGCGGACTCCTTGTACTTGGAGCGATGATGCTGATTTCTGGAATTAGTGCTTATTTCCAAAAAAATGCACAGACTTTAGGAATTATCGTGCTAGTAATCACTGCAGTTGTCGGTGGTTTCGCGATGCTAATCTTACGTAAATACGCATCCAACATGCGCGCAGGCCAAAAAGGTGGAACAATAAAATACTTACTAGTAGCGGTCGGAGTCATTGCGATATGGATGTTTGTAATGACGATTGTACAAGTGACAATTCCTCCAAATATCAATGTAGCGTTAAGTCCGATTGTTAACACAGTTGGTGGTGCAATTATTATTGCCCTACGTTTCTATGTGAAGAAAAAGAAAAATATTCCATCCTTATAA
- a CDS encoding PTS sugar transporter subunit IIB, which produces MKKILLVCAAGMSTSLLVTKMKAHATSVGEEIEIEALPVSEASSVVDKMDIVMLGPQVRYQKPQVDELVQGRIPVVVIDMKDYGMLNGKAVLEKAFAEIG; this is translated from the coding sequence ATGAAAAAAATATTACTTGTATGTGCGGCCGGAATGTCGACAAGCTTACTCGTTACTAAAATGAAAGCGCACGCAACCTCTGTTGGGGAAGAAATTGAAATTGAAGCATTACCAGTATCCGAAGCTAGCAGCGTAGTAGATAAAATGGATATCGTTATGCTTGGACCTCAAGTTCGCTACCAAAAACCGCAAGTGGATGAACTTGTACAAGGTCGCATTCCTGTTGTGGTAATTGATATGAAAGATTATGGTATGTTAAACGGGAAAGCCGTTCTTGAAAAAGCTTTCGCGGAAATTGGTTAA
- the bglK gene encoding beta-glucoside kinase — protein sequence MKIAAFDIGGTALKMGVVLPHGEIILTKSAEISGSDGDQILAEMKVFLAENTDVTGIAVSAPGYVNPKTGLITMGGAIRRFDNFNLKEWLEAETSLPVAIENDANCALLAEKWLGKGQELDDFLCLTIGTGIGGGIFSNGELVRGGRFRAGEFGYMFSERPGAFRPGKYTLNETTTMLVLRRQYAELTGRPLEEITGEEIFAKYDAHDAVSERLINEFYTGICTGLYNLIYLFDPTHIFIGGGITSRPTFIAELKHHMESFGLRDTIIETATHKNQAGLLGAVYHFLQEENRHE from the coding sequence ATGAAAATTGCAGCTTTTGATATCGGTGGAACGGCCCTTAAAATGGGGGTCGTTTTGCCGCATGGTGAAATTATTTTAACAAAATCAGCCGAAATCAGCGGTAGCGACGGCGACCAAATTTTAGCAGAAATGAAAGTGTTTCTTGCTGAAAATACTGACGTAACAGGCATTGCTGTCAGCGCACCGGGCTATGTGAACCCGAAAACCGGTCTTATCACAATGGGCGGCGCTATCCGTAGATTTGATAACTTTAATTTGAAAGAATGGCTTGAAGCGGAAACCAGTCTTCCTGTTGCCATCGAAAATGACGCCAATTGTGCCCTACTTGCTGAAAAATGGCTTGGTAAAGGGCAAGAATTAGATGATTTTCTTTGTTTAACGATCGGAACTGGGATTGGTGGCGGAATTTTTTCCAATGGCGAATTAGTTCGTGGTGGTCGTTTCCGGGCTGGTGAGTTTGGTTATATGTTTAGCGAGCGTCCTGGTGCTTTTCGTCCTGGCAAATATACGCTAAATGAGACGACAACCATGCTTGTTCTTCGTAGACAATACGCGGAACTTACTGGGCGCCCTTTAGAAGAGATTACCGGCGAAGAAATTTTTGCTAAGTATGATGCGCACGACGCCGTCTCAGAACGACTTATTAATGAATTTTATACCGGGATTTGTACGGGCCTTTATAATTTAATTTACCTGTTTGATCCAACGCACATTTTTATCGGTGGTGGAATTACAAGCCGCCCTACTTTTATCGCGGAGCTAAAGCATCATATGGAGAGCTTTGGACTGCGTGACACAATTATCGAAACAGCAACACATAAAAATCAAGCTGGCCTACTCGGCGCAGTGTATCACTTTTTACAGGAGGAAAATAGACATGAATGA
- a CDS encoding MurR/RpiR family transcriptional regulator: protein MFSYEVIRQFTETEHHLYRYIMENRDKVMFMRVRELSEVTHVSPASIVRFTRKLGCEGFSEFKVKLKQEATREVKKKTADTVEVLEEFFERTMNRDYDHVLDAAAEIINEADLVVFFGIGTSGILAEYGSRFFSNMKKRTFYIKDPFYPNPGEQFKNKAVMIILSVSGETDQVLEQAQNMQQYGSRIISITNTSHNTLAGLSDVNIPYYVTQEMVDKTNITTQIPVLFLLEAMAKKNYNQEQEE from the coding sequence ATGTTTTCGTATGAAGTGATTAGACAATTTACAGAGACAGAGCATCATTTATACCGTTACATAATGGAAAATCGGGACAAAGTTATGTTTATGAGGGTTCGTGAGCTTTCAGAAGTGACGCATGTTTCGCCGGCTTCCATCGTTCGTTTTACTAGAAAATTGGGTTGTGAAGGCTTTTCGGAATTTAAAGTGAAGCTAAAACAAGAAGCGACGCGTGAAGTGAAGAAAAAAACGGCGGATACAGTAGAAGTTTTAGAGGAATTCTTTGAACGGACAATGAATCGTGATTATGATCATGTGTTAGACGCGGCGGCGGAAATTATCAATGAAGCTGATTTAGTCGTGTTTTTCGGAATCGGAACCTCAGGGATTTTAGCAGAGTATGGTAGTCGTTTTTTCTCCAATATGAAAAAGCGGACGTTTTATATTAAAGATCCATTTTATCCCAACCCGGGAGAGCAATTTAAAAATAAAGCAGTGATGATTATACTTTCTGTGTCGGGCGAAACGGACCAGGTGCTCGAACAGGCGCAAAATATGCAGCAATATGGCAGTCGGATTATTAGTATCACCAATACGAGCCACAATACGCTTGCGGGCTTGTCTGATGTTAACATTCCGTATTATGTGACGCAAGAAATGGTCGATAAGACGAATATTACGACGCAAATTCCGGTGCTATTTTTACTGGAAGCGATGGCGAAGAAAAATTATAATCAAGAGCAAGAAGAATAA
- a CDS encoding permease, which produces MFNRGLWYREWRNMRWMLLGVALLFFLGITLGLMSDADRWHSQKDYYESSDFIKQQEENPEFKTSDEEMKASLTVAYLAVPMYTNFVQDEFVDYMPFMFYFQVEMFFTLIKISVFILGVLAVIFERYTRANRFTASLPYKRTHIVGVKVIMGIATIALSYIGSMGIGLAYFLSQVPTEYIQFDAAKFWVDIVGGLFSYIVIFLVAILIGLLIGSPIASAFVAFGVMLLPNVLNPTLDNLYNFIWPHGGDQGMSKLLRFEDYVNVFSPFSFESPSFGAVIYSVILSMLMVIAILILYKKQHIERSGNLFAFSWVKWPFLVLFSLFVGMAAANLAVTDTELGFIGYLAWGIGSTVASFVLALYILNKMRGLFQMSKTN; this is translated from the coding sequence ATGTTTAATCGAGGGTTATGGTACCGGGAATGGCGCAATATGAGATGGATGCTTTTGGGCGTGGCGTTACTTTTTTTTCTGGGGATTACGTTAGGTTTAATGTCGGACGCGGACAGATGGCACAGTCAAAAGGACTACTATGAATCCAGTGATTTTATAAAACAACAGGAAGAAAATCCGGAATTTAAAACGTCTGATGAAGAAATGAAGGCTAGTTTGACGGTCGCTTATTTGGCGGTGCCGATGTACACTAATTTTGTTCAAGATGAGTTTGTGGATTACATGCCATTTATGTTTTATTTTCAAGTGGAGATGTTTTTTACGTTGATTAAGATAAGTGTGTTTATTTTAGGGGTTTTAGCGGTTATTTTTGAGCGATACACAAGGGCAAATCGTTTTACTGCCTCGCTACCATATAAAAGGACGCACATTGTTGGGGTTAAAGTGATTATGGGGATAGCGACGATTGCATTAAGTTACATTGGGTCTATGGGTATTGGTTTAGCTTATTTCTTGTCGCAAGTACCAACAGAATATATCCAGTTTGATGCAGCGAAATTTTGGGTTGATATTGTTGGCGGGTTATTTTCTTATATTGTTATATTTTTAGTAGCTATTTTAATTGGTTTATTGATAGGTTCGCCGATTGCTTCGGCATTTGTAGCGTTTGGAGTGATGTTATTGCCGAATGTGTTAAATCCTACTTTAGATAATCTGTATAACTTTATTTGGCCGCATGGTGGGGATCAAGGGATGTCTAAACTGTTGCGGTTTGAGGATTATGTGAATGTATTTTCTCCGTTTTCGTTTGAATCGCCTTCATTTGGCGCGGTAATTTATAGCGTGATATTGAGCATGCTGATGGTTATAGCTATTTTAATTTTATATAAGAAGCAGCATATTGAACGGAGTGGTAATTTGTTTGCTTTTTCATGGGTGAAATGGCCGTTTTTAGTGTTATTTTCGTTGTTTGTCGGGATGGCTGCTGCTAATTTGGCGGTGACGGATACAGAGCTTGGTTTTATTGGTTACTTGGCTTGGGGAATTGGTTCGACGGTGGCTAGTTTTGTTTTAGCACTCTACATTTTAAATAAAATGCGTGGGCTTTTCCAAATGTCTAAAACGAATTAA
- a CDS encoding ATP-binding cassette domain-containing protein: MEIRNLTKKMDDNLVLKDVSFDLKAGEVTALIGRNGVGKTTLFSTMTGIYLPDEGDVFLDSKSIFKHPEVKQQLFFLEDNMNHFNTYSVHTVVKIYKQIYTTFDEAFFMELMKQFELPMKAKLLSFSKGRKALFFIILAFSLNVRYLLLDEPMDGLDIIIKKQILAIIKDTVKKRGTSVVIASHRLEELEAIADRVIVLKGASVELDYYLEDMRTDAVKIQVAFKTKKIPEFVKNNAQLLYRNGRIYTLLVTENASGFLADLRLEEPVLLEEMSITIEDIFTVHLANDKIDYYEI, translated from the coding sequence ATGGAAATTCGGAACTTAACTAAAAAGATGGATGATAACTTGGTTTTGAAGGATGTTTCATTTGATTTGAAAGCTGGCGAGGTAACGGCTTTAATTGGTCGAAATGGTGTTGGGAAAACGACATTATTTTCGACGATGACAGGGATTTATTTGCCAGATGAGGGCGATGTTTTCTTAGATTCGAAGAGTATTTTTAAACACCCAGAAGTGAAACAACAGCTATTTTTCTTGGAAGATAATATGAATCATTTTAATACATACAGCGTGCACACGGTTGTGAAGATTTATAAGCAAATTTACACAACGTTTGATGAAGCGTTTTTTATGGAGCTAATGAAGCAATTTGAACTACCGATGAAGGCGAAATTACTGTCTTTTTCAAAGGGACGAAAGGCTTTATTTTTTATTATTTTAGCTTTTTCGCTAAATGTTCGGTATTTGTTGCTGGATGAACCGATGGACGGGCTCGATATTATTATTAAAAAACAGATTTTGGCGATTATTAAGGATACGGTGAAGAAGCGCGGGACGAGTGTGGTGATTGCGTCTCACCGTTTGGAAGAGCTTGAGGCGATTGCGGACCGGGTGATAGTTCTAAAGGGCGCGAGCGTGGAGCTGGATTATTATTTAGAGGATATGCGGACAGATGCGGTTAAAATACAGGTGGCCTTTAAGACGAAAAAAATACCTGAATTTGTGAAAAATAATGCGCAATTATTGTATCGAAATGGGCGAATTTACACGCTTTTAGTGACGGAAAATGCAAGCGGTTTTCTAGCTGATTTGCGTTTAGAGGAACCGGTTTTATTGGAAGAAATGTCGATAACGATAGAGGATATTTTCACGGTGCATTTGGCGAATGATAAAATAGATTATTACGAGATATAG